A region of Theileria annulata chromosome 2, complete sequence, *** SEQUENCING IN PROGRESS *** DNA encodes the following proteins:
- a CDS encoding uncharacterized protein (all_bases.cand.1501 - score = 54.80), whose amino-acid sequence MYHKRNNMNDLNENEREELQHFINILYSFMSYKRDGSVEVERVYRSYNLLSEDDKKLLIESPAAKSIKMLKAIITNQNFIISMVSGIINFDNYEGKMDKLYLENENKYTNEDVIRELRIIVKNTSFCNTPENLDDSEINPTTDPVVLHRNGNWVRTTLRQFVRDWSDEGEYERNQCFKPLLDALKRKLPIKDPKNPPLILCPGCGLGRLPFEVLRLGYSSQGNEFSYFMLIGSNFIINHSIKPRTFKIFPYCLDTSNRISNDDHLKEVYIPDVSPSSFNFESHNFSICAGEFTEAYDDFFEYFDGILTCFFLDTAKNVISYIRTIAKIIKKGGLWANIGPLLYHYADLTHNSIELAWNEIEKIISNWFTIENVEIKDANYTSNSLSMMKTQYKCIYFEAIRNDVEVFGKSITF is encoded by the exons ATGTATCATAAGCGAAATAACATGAATGATCTTAATGAAAACGAACGTGAGGAGCTTCAGCactttattaacattttatactCCTTTATGTCATACAAGAGGGACGGATCTGTCGAGGTTGAACGGGTATATAGGTCATATAACCTTCTTTCTGAGGATGATAAAAAGCTCCTCATAGAATCTCCCGCAGCCAAGTCAATAAAGATGCTAAAGGCCATTATTACTAATCAAAACTTTATAATTTCTATGGTTTCtggaattattaatttcgATAATTATGAAGGGAAGATGGACAAGTTGTACCTCGAAAATGAGAACAAGTACACTAACGAAGATGTCATTAGGGAACTTCGTATCATTGTAAAGAATACTTCCTTCTGTAACACACCCGAAAATCTTGACGACTCTGAGATAAATCCAACCACTGATCCTGTGGTTTTACATAGGAATGGAAATTGG gtCCGAACTACTTTACGGCAGTTTGTTAGGGATTGGTCTGATGAAGGGGAATACGAACGCAATCAATGCTTCAAACCACTTTTGGATGCTCTTAAGCGTAAATTACCAATCAAAGATCCAAAGAATCCTCCATT aATTCTTTGTCCTGGTTGTGGACTTGGTCGACTTCCATTTGAGGTTTTGAGGTTAGGTTACTCTAGTCAAGGGAACGAGTTTTCTTATTTCATGCTTATTg gTTCAaactttattattaatcattCTATTAAGCCTAGGACTTTCAAAATCTTTCCTTATTGTCTTGATACTAGTAACAG AATTTCTAACGATGACCATTTAAAGGAAGTTTATATACCTGACGTTTCACCATCGAGCTTTAATTTTGAGTCACATAATTTTTCTATTTGTGCTGGTGAGTTTACGGAGGCCTACGATGACTTCTTTGAATACTTTGACGGGATTCTTACATGTTTCTTTTTGGACACAGCCAAGAATGTTATTTCTTACATTCGAACTATTGCCAAGATTATAAAAAAAGGAGGGTTGTGGGCAAATATTGGTCCCCTTCTTTATCATTACGCTGATTTAACTCATAATTCAATCGAGTTGGCCTGGAATGAGATTGAGAAAATAATCTCGAACTGGTTTACTATTGAGAATGTTGAAATAAAGGATGCTAATTATACTTCTAACTCCCTGAGTATGATGAAAACTCAGTACAAGTGTATATATTTCGAGGCGATAAGGAACGATGTTGAAGTTTTCGGCAAAtcaataacattttaa
- a CDS encoding 50s ribosomal protein L9, putative (50s ribosomal protein l9, signal peptide, apicoplast target sequence;~1 probable transmembrane helix predicted for TA12790 by TMHMM2.0 at aa 12-34) — MYLFILFLKFVLCRLCVGFIIGDFTILLIAVAVATNAFVKNSNFKNNISSSLLYPNSSGAQSTFSERYNVPSNQSFDRGEGLEESSTAGFSKLFAHRYKYVQVTLEKDTPNVGKKGEVVHVNRSFAFNYLVPFGFARYTTRSELVGIALDRDYKDALANIRRTSALQLKDKIGKNLLLEFQIPSSSRNPDELNSPLRPIHIINRLRDIKILGPLDMLREQDVKIHTETGLISKFGVYKVTLILDKDIESSIKVSVTDIPISSVVFKTTK; from the exons ATGTatctatttattttatttctaaaatttgtattgtGTCGACTGTGTGTAGG GTTCATCATAGGGGATTTCACCATCCTTCTTATCGCAGTGGCTGTTGCTACTAACGcttttgttaaaaattccaattttaaaaacaatataTCGTCTTCACTATTATATCCCAACTCCTCTGGCGCACAATCTACCTTTTCTGAAAGGTATAACGTGCCGAGTAACCAGAGTTTCGATAGGGGAGAAGGTCTAGAAGAATCATCAACAGCTGGATTCTCAAAGTTATTCGCACATAGATATAAATATGTCCAAGTAACTCTAGAGAAGGATACACCTAACGTGGGTAAAAAGG GTGAGGTTGTTCATGTAAACAGAAGTTTCGCTTTTAATTATCTAGTACCATTTGGATTCGCGAGGTATACAACGAGATCTGAACTCGTAGGAATCGCACTCGATAGAGACTACAAAGACGCTCTGGCAAATATTAGAAGAACATCAGCACTTCAACTCAAGGATAAAATCGGAAAGAACCTATTGCTTGAATTCCAAATCCCTTCATCAAGCAGGAACCCAGATGAACTTAACTCACCATTGAGACCAATacatataattaatagaCTGAGagatattaaaattctGGGCCCACTTGACATGTTAAGGGAGCAGGATGTAAAAATACACACTGAAACAGGGCTGATTTCTAAATTTGGAGTGTACAAAGTAACGCTAATTCTAGATAAGGACATTGAATCATCAATTAAAGTTTCAGTAACGGATATTCCAATTTCCTCAGTAGTTTTCAAGACAACTAAATGA